In Mercurialis annua linkage group LG6, ddMerAnnu1.2, whole genome shotgun sequence, the following are encoded in one genomic region:
- the LOC126653600 gene encoding uncharacterized protein LOC126653600, producing the protein MENMQIVAAKNVEAQFVEMMVPLYSYGCEKKVKKALSHLKGIYSVKVDFYNQKVTVWGICNKNDVLATMKSKRKEARFWNQQEDDVIQMEDQQKSPFHSNNKPSATLIKTSSLTLNWKAWTKAFTRSLSF; encoded by the exons ATGGAGAACATGCAAATAGTTGCTGCAAAAAATGTGGAGGCACAGTTTGTGGAGATGATGGTGCCTCTCTATTCCTACGGCTGTGAAAAGAAAGTTAAGAAGGCCTTATCCCATCTCAAAG GAATATATTCAGTAAAGGTGGATTTCTATAATCAGAAGGTGACAGTATGGGGAATATGCAACAAAAATGATGTATTAGCAACCATGAAAAGCAAGAGAAAAGAAGCTCGTTTTTGGAATCAACAAGAAGATGATGTTATTCAAATGGAAGACCAACAAAAATCACCATTTCATTCCAATAATAAGCCTTCTGCAACCCTAATTAAGACTTCTTCTCTAACTCTAAACTGGAAGGCTTGGACAAAAGCCTTTACCAGATCACTTTCTTTTTAA